A window of Microcoleus sp. FACHB-831 contains these coding sequences:
- a CDS encoding peptidoglycan-binding protein — METLAYIHIALAYEEAVAPQVRQGYDAETLPVLENVKLFEGVVWRKLSSRAWMYFLSVAIAWGFLGIASKALAQLKQGSSGPEVTALQQRLQQQGYLGGRITGNFGPATRDAVMVFQKDKGLTPNGVVGSETQAALRGNRVRRQTQVISQRRRNNQQQSYSASSTRGSRNVEQQNYNAGATRQPTENIMAPGARGAAVTTLQQRLRAAGVYDGPTNGVFDAATEAAVKQFQQANNLTADGLVGSRTEAALRGNRARRQTQAISQRRTNSQRQAYNTAATKRSRTSARQESSTPTPTQPAENVLGLGDRGAAVTALQERLKMAGVYNGATTGVFDADTEAAVKQFQQVNKLAADGLVGRQTMAKIVAIAKPTTPAGLTTPAGLTTPTGLKPGDKGSEVVNLQQRLRDLGYFKGRLSGEFDEDTKNAVIDFQQAEKLPTDGVAGQKTVVAINKATDRFSVLALQKRLQERGFYSGPIDGVLNAQTKQAIATAQQAYGVSADDIINGRY; from the coding sequence ATGGAAACCCTTGCCTATATCCATATTGCTCTGGCCTACGAGGAAGCTGTCGCACCGCAGGTGCGCCAAGGGTACGACGCCGAAACGCTTCCTGTGCTAGAGAATGTGAAACTTTTTGAGGGAGTTGTCTGGCGTAAGCTTTCTAGCCGCGCCTGGATGTATTTTCTATCAGTTGCTATCGCCTGGGGATTTCTGGGTATAGCCAGTAAGGCTCTAGCTCAACTTAAACAAGGAAGTAGCGGCCCGGAGGTGACAGCCCTCCAGCAGCGTTTGCAGCAGCAGGGTTACTTGGGCGGGCGCATAACAGGCAATTTTGGTCCTGCAACCAGAGATGCCGTTATGGTATTCCAGAAAGATAAGGGGCTGACACCCAATGGCGTTGTAGGGTCGGAAACCCAGGCAGCTTTGCGGGGGAACCGAGTGAGGCGTCAAACGCAGGTTATCAGCCAACGTCGCCGCAACAACCAGCAGCAAAGTTATAGTGCTTCATCGACAAGAGGTTCCAGAAACGTCGAGCAGCAAAACTATAACGCGGGGGCAACAAGACAGCCTACCGAAAATATTATGGCTCCGGGCGCTCGCGGTGCGGCTGTGACAACACTTCAGCAACGCTTGAGGGCGGCTGGCGTTTATGATGGCCCTACCAATGGGGTATTCGATGCCGCTACCGAAGCTGCTGTTAAGCAATTCCAGCAAGCTAATAACCTAACTGCTGATGGCTTGGTGGGGTCGCGAACCGAGGCGGCGTTACGGGGGAACCGAGCGAGGCGTCAAACGCAGGCTATCAGCCAACGTCGTACCAACAGCCAGCGGCAAGCCTACAACACGGCAGCTACAAAACGTTCTAGAACCAGCGCTCGGCAAGAATCTAGCACGCCTACCCCCACACAACCTGCGGAAAACGTCTTGGGTCTAGGCGATCGCGGTGCGGCAGTTACAGCCCTTCAGGAACGCTTGAAAATGGCTGGTGTTTATAATGGCGCCACCACTGGGGTATTTGATGCAGATACAGAAGCGGCTGTCAAGCAGTTCCAGCAAGTTAATAAACTAGCTGCTGATGGTCTTGTGGGGCGGCAAACTATGGCGAAAATTGTAGCTATAGCCAAACCAACAACCCCAGCGGGACTGACAACCCCAGCGGGACTGACAACTCCAACGGGACTGAAGCCAGGCGACAAAGGCTCAGAAGTTGTCAACCTTCAGCAGCGGTTAAGGGATCTGGGATATTTTAAGGGGCGGCTGAGTGGCGAGTTTGATGAAGATACTAAGAACGCGGTTATCGACTTCCAACAAGCTGAAAAATTACCCACTGATGGAGTTGCTGGACAGAAGACAGTTGTAGCCATAAACAAGGCAACCGATCGTTTTAGCGTTCTAGCTTTGCAAAAGCGCTTGCAAGAGAGGGGCTTTTATAGTGGCCCTATAGATGGTGTTTTAAATGCACAAACCAAACAAGCGATCGCTACTGCCCAGCAAGCTTATGGCGTTAGTGCTGATGACATAATCAACGGACGCTACTAA
- a CDS encoding SH3 domain-containing protein, with translation MSLSGLAKFVLGVFLAIALLLAATGATAFYFLTKLTTAPEKPLFAEEQPKSKPAAKGKTASVASKSTPPSSKASASATPEEPSTPKPLEPGAYKGRVTWPQGLSMRDEPNLDAKRVGGIGFNETIVVLQESADKKWQQVRGETGEEKGWVKAGNIERVDENAEKAKTESAQ, from the coding sequence ATGAGTTTGTCAGGTCTTGCCAAATTTGTTCTAGGTGTTTTTCTGGCGATCGCCCTTTTGTTGGCTGCAACTGGCGCCACCGCCTTTTACTTTTTAACTAAACTCACAACAGCGCCTGAGAAACCCCTGTTTGCCGAGGAGCAACCCAAGTCTAAACCCGCTGCCAAAGGCAAAACTGCATCTGTAGCATCAAAATCAACACCCCCTTCCTCCAAAGCCAGCGCTTCAGCCACACCCGAAGAACCATCCACACCTAAACCGCTAGAACCAGGAGCCTACAAAGGCCGCGTTACCTGGCCCCAAGGCTTGAGTATGCGGGACGAACCAAATTTGGACGCTAAGAGAGTTGGTGGTATTGGATTCAACGAAACAATTGTGGTCTTACAAGAAAGCGCTGATAAAAAATGGCAGCAGGTGCGCGGGGAAACTGGTGAAGAAAAAGGTTGGGTCAAAGCTGGGAATATTGAGCGCGTTGACGAAAACGCTGAGAAAGCTAAAACAGAGTCAGCTCAATAG
- the sigC gene encoding RNA polymerase sigma factor SigC has product MPATPFYAETEYDAQVEASGFEPSSHYEAVPLVDELVDLDMEGTDDATNLSVTANRRTTDLVRLYLQEIGRVRLLRRDEEVSESQKVQRYMRLLELRAEVAGDTDEVIQRYVRLIESRDRLASQLGHRPSLERWATAGGVPVSELKPSLAAGKRRWAEIVDLTVEELDTIHAEGVQAKEHMIKANLRLVVSVAKKYQNRGLELLDLIQEGTLGLERAVEKFDPTKGYRFSTYAYWWIRQGITRALATQSRTIRLPVHITEKLNKIKKAQRKISQEKGRTATIEDIAKELDMDAPQVREVLLRVPRSVSLEIKVGKEKDTELGDLLETEEVSPEEVLMREALHRDLQDLLADLTTRERDVIRMRFGMGDGHPYSLAEIGRALDLSRERVRQIEAKALQKLRQPKRRNRVRDYLESLS; this is encoded by the coding sequence ATGCCAGCCACTCCTTTCTACGCAGAAACAGAATACGACGCTCAGGTTGAAGCCAGCGGCTTTGAGCCGTCGAGCCACTATGAGGCGGTACCCCTGGTGGATGAGCTTGTTGACCTTGATATGGAAGGTACCGACGATGCTACTAACTTGTCAGTAACTGCTAACCGTCGTACCACCGATCTGGTGCGCTTATACCTTCAAGAAATTGGCCGCGTTCGTTTGCTGAGGCGGGATGAAGAAGTCTCAGAATCTCAAAAAGTTCAGCGCTATATGCGCCTGCTGGAACTCCGAGCTGAAGTCGCCGGAGACACAGATGAAGTAATTCAGCGCTACGTCCGCTTGATTGAGTCACGCGATCGTCTAGCGTCCCAACTTGGCCACCGTCCTTCTTTAGAGCGTTGGGCTACTGCGGGTGGCGTTCCCGTATCGGAACTGAAACCAAGTTTAGCAGCCGGAAAGCGTCGCTGGGCAGAAATAGTCGATCTGACTGTTGAGGAACTTGATACCATTCACGCTGAAGGGGTGCAGGCTAAGGAACACATGATTAAAGCCAACCTGCGCCTAGTGGTGTCGGTTGCCAAAAAGTATCAAAATCGCGGCTTGGAACTCCTCGATTTAATCCAAGAAGGCACATTGGGTCTAGAACGGGCAGTCGAGAAGTTTGACCCTACCAAGGGTTATAGGTTTAGCACCTATGCATACTGGTGGATTCGTCAGGGAATTACGCGGGCGCTGGCTACCCAAAGCCGCACTATTAGGTTGCCCGTACATATCACCGAAAAACTCAACAAAATTAAAAAGGCTCAACGCAAAATTTCTCAAGAAAAAGGTCGCACCGCGACTATCGAGGACATTGCCAAAGAGCTAGATATGGACGCGCCTCAAGTACGCGAAGTCTTACTGCGCGTTCCTCGTTCTGTTTCTTTAGAAATTAAGGTCGGTAAAGAGAAAGATACCGAATTAGGCGATTTGCTGGAGACGGAAGAGGTTTCTCCCGAAGAAGTGTTAATGCGAGAAGCATTACACCGCGATTTACAGGATTTGCTTGCGGATCTCACCACCCGCGAAAGAGATGTGATTAGGATGCGGTTCGGGATGGGAGATGGACATCCTTACTCCCTCGCAGAAATCGGTCGCGCTTTAGATCTATCCCGCGAACGAGTCCGTCAAATTGAAGCCAAAGCTTTGCAAAAGTTGCGCCAACCCAAGCGCCGCAATCGCGTGCGGGATTATCTGGAATCCCTCAGCTAG
- the lipA gene encoding lipoyl synthase: protein MAVKPDWLRVKAPQWERVGNVKEILRDLSLNTVCEEASCPNIGECFNAGTATFLIMGPACTRACPYCDIDFEKKPQPLDPTEPTRLAEAVRRLRLNHVVITSVNRDDLPDGGASQFVSCIEAIRAISPDTTIEVLIPDLCGNWDALAGILQARPEVLNHNTETVPSLYRRVRPQGNYERSLEVLRRSRDLAPSVYTKSGIMVGLGETDAEIRQTIQDLRDVDCDILTIGQYLQPSQKHLQVKDFVTPAQFDAWREFGESIGLLQVVASPLTRSSYHAEQVRELMKRYPR from the coding sequence GTGGCTGTTAAACCAGATTGGCTGCGAGTAAAAGCCCCTCAGTGGGAGCGCGTCGGCAATGTTAAAGAAATTCTCCGGGATTTGTCCCTAAATACCGTCTGCGAGGAAGCATCTTGCCCTAACATCGGTGAGTGCTTCAATGCCGGAACTGCCACTTTCCTGATTATGGGGCCAGCCTGCACGCGAGCTTGTCCCTACTGCGATATAGATTTTGAGAAAAAACCCCAACCGCTAGACCCGACGGAACCAACCCGCTTGGCCGAAGCTGTCCGCCGACTGCGTTTAAACCATGTCGTCATTACTTCGGTAAATCGCGACGATTTGCCGGATGGGGGTGCGTCTCAATTTGTTAGCTGTATCGAAGCTATACGCGCCATTTCGCCCGATACAACCATTGAAGTATTGATTCCAGACCTTTGCGGCAATTGGGACGCATTGGCGGGGATTTTGCAAGCCCGACCAGAAGTACTGAACCACAACACAGAAACCGTCCCCAGCCTCTATCGGCGAGTGCGTCCTCAAGGAAATTACGAGCGATCGCTTGAAGTATTGCGCCGCAGCCGCGACCTAGCTCCTTCCGTCTACACCAAATCTGGCATCATGGTAGGACTCGGAGAAACCGACGCCGAAATTCGCCAAACTATCCAAGACTTGCGCGACGTAGACTGCGATATTTTAACCATCGGTCAATATCTCCAACCCAGCCAAAAGCATTTGCAAGTTAAAGACTTTGTAACACCAGCGCAGTTTGACGCTTGGAGAGAATTTGGCGAGTCTATCGGCTTATTGCAAGTTGTAGCCTCACCCCTCACCCGCAGCTCTTATCATGCAGAACAAGTAAGAGAATTAATGAAACGCTACCCCCGGTAA
- a CDS encoding transcriptional repressor, whose amino-acid sequence MSFYTAGSLKAELNELGWRLTPQRETILNVFQHLPRGQHLSAEDLYDLLQDEGESISLSTIYRTLKLMARMGILRELELAEGHKHYELNQPYPHHHDHLICVRCNKTIEFKNDSILKIGTRTAKKEGYHLLDCQLTIHAVCPSCQRSLSPM is encoded by the coding sequence ATGTCTTTCTACACAGCAGGCTCACTCAAGGCTGAACTTAACGAACTCGGCTGGCGTCTGACTCCCCAGCGAGAGACAATCCTGAACGTCTTTCAGCATCTCCCTAGAGGCCAGCATTTAAGTGCTGAAGACCTTTACGATCTGCTGCAAGATGAAGGAGAGAGTATCAGCCTGTCCACTATATACCGAACGCTAAAGTTAATGGCCCGTATGGGAATTTTGCGGGAACTAGAACTAGCGGAAGGACATAAACATTACGAACTCAATCAACCTTACCCCCATCATCACGACCATTTGATCTGCGTGCGGTGTAACAAGACGATTGAATTCAAAAACGACTCTATTTTAAAAATTGGCACGCGGACTGCTAAAAAAGAAGGCTACCACCTGCTTGATTGCCAACTGACTATTCATGCTGTGTGTCCATCTTGCCAGCGATCGCTCAGCCCTATGTAA
- a CDS encoding peptidoglycan-binding protein: METFGYIHLALAYETVTEADIVPVWEELKLFERLNWRKLSSRASIHFLSLAVGLSLLAIASQALAGVKLGSRGEDVKVVQQRLQELGYFNSRPNGNFGSLTRTAVIRFQRDNGLTADGEVGRETETVLFGSRRLPQIDNFDSFRDSDRLLGQRPIERFDYGSRRNLLQRGDRGEDVSFLQQLLARQGFYYGNIDGVFGSQTEQGVLSFQRARNLFPDGIAETETLRQLGYTGNIAQARRDRCPTSAYSFFPKNRYVVVIPGTEDRLRQVRAYQPDAVLERSNLGCYVNAGEFPNRQPAENLSKFLQAYKLNARVVYRRR, encoded by the coding sequence ATGGAAACCTTTGGTTATATTCATCTGGCTTTAGCTTACGAAACAGTAACAGAAGCCGATATTGTTCCTGTATGGGAGGAGCTGAAACTTTTTGAAAGGCTGAACTGGCGAAAGCTTTCTAGCAGGGCGAGTATTCATTTTCTATCCCTTGCCGTCGGCCTGTCGCTGTTAGCAATTGCAAGTCAGGCTCTAGCTGGGGTAAAACTTGGCAGTAGAGGTGAGGATGTAAAAGTAGTTCAGCAGCGTTTGCAAGAGCTGGGGTACTTTAACAGTCGTCCAAATGGCAATTTTGGCTCCCTCACTAGGACAGCAGTTATCCGATTCCAGCGAGATAACGGGCTGACGGCGGATGGCGAAGTGGGTAGAGAAACCGAAACGGTATTATTTGGTTCGCGTAGACTGCCTCAGATAGATAATTTCGACAGTTTTAGGGATAGCGATAGATTGCTAGGGCAGAGGCCGATTGAGAGGTTTGACTATGGTAGTCGCAGAAATCTATTACAACGTGGCGATCGCGGTGAGGATGTCAGTTTCCTCCAGCAATTGTTAGCAAGGCAAGGTTTCTACTATGGCAACATCGATGGGGTATTTGGTTCCCAAACAGAGCAAGGTGTACTGTCGTTCCAGCGGGCTAGGAATCTTTTCCCCGATGGTATTGCTGAAACAGAAACACTGAGGCAACTGGGTTATACAGGTAATATCGCCCAAGCACGACGCGATCGCTGTCCTACATCGGCATACAGCTTTTTTCCTAAAAATCGCTATGTAGTGGTAATACCGGGAACGGAAGATCGGCTCAGGCAAGTGCGGGCGTATCAGCCTGATGCTGTTTTGGAGCGGTCAAACTTAGGTTGCTATGTTAATGCTGGGGAATTTCCCAATCGGCAGCCTGCCGAAAATCTATCGAAGTTTTTACAAGCTTATAAGCTTAATGCTCGGGTAGTATACCGCCGTCGATAG
- a CDS encoding NAD(P)H-dependent glycerol-3-phosphate dehydrogenase: MNNEQPTKSIAIIGGGAWGSTLATLASRNGQDVQLWSRRSPQRLEDVLEKADIVLSAVSMSGVRTVVETISRAISPHAIIVTATKGLDPVTTDTPSQIWQAAFPTHPIVVLSGPNLAKELQQGLPGASVVASIDNEAAVAVQRVFSSLNFRVYTNSDPLGVELGGTLKNVMAIAAGACDGLHLGTNAKAALLTRGLTEIIRIGDRWGAKAETFYGLSGLGDLLATCNSNLSRNYQVGYQLAGGKTLAQVLANLEGTAEGVNTTPVLIQRSQSQDIYVPISYQVYRLLQGEVSPLEAFEALMLRDTKPE, from the coding sequence ATGAACAACGAACAACCAACAAAATCCATAGCGATTATTGGCGGTGGTGCTTGGGGTAGTACCCTAGCAACCTTAGCCTCCAGGAACGGTCAGGATGTGCAGTTGTGGTCGCGTCGCAGTCCCCAAAGGCTGGAAGATGTTCTGGAAAAAGCAGATATAGTGCTATCTGCTGTCTCAATGTCCGGCGTCAGAACAGTGGTGGAGACTATAAGCAGAGCAATTTCTCCTCACGCAATTATCGTAACCGCGACTAAAGGTTTAGACCCTGTTACTACCGACACCCCCTCGCAAATTTGGCAAGCGGCGTTCCCAACGCATCCTATAGTTGTTCTATCTGGCCCTAATCTTGCTAAAGAACTTCAACAGGGATTACCAGGGGCTAGCGTTGTCGCCAGTATTGATAACGAAGCGGCTGTGGCGGTGCAAAGAGTGTTTTCGTCGCTGAATTTCCGGGTATATACTAATAGCGACCCGCTGGGAGTGGAATTGGGCGGGACGCTAAAAAACGTCATGGCGATCGCTGCGGGTGCGTGTGATGGTTTGCATCTAGGGACTAACGCCAAAGCCGCTTTATTAACTCGTGGCTTAACAGAAATTATTAGAATTGGCGATCGCTGGGGTGCAAAGGCTGAAACCTTCTATGGTTTGTCGGGTCTGGGAGACTTGCTAGCTACCTGCAACAGCAACCTCAGCCGTAACTATCAGGTGGGATATCAGCTAGCTGGGGGTAAGACGCTTGCACAAGTTCTTGCTAATCTTGAGGGAACAGCCGAAGGCGTCAACACCACACCAGTTTTAATACAGCGATCGCAAAGCCAGGATATTTACGTTCCGATCTCTTATCAAGTTTATCGGTTGCTTCAGGGAGAAGTTAGCCCCCTAGAGGCATTTGAGGCATTAATGCTACGAGACACAAAGCCGGAGTAG
- a CDS encoding AAA family ATPase, with product MTFNDEFELLMRARYPLIYIPTPEEERVEAAIAQCAQRLGNRAVYIWDFVDGYQGNPNDVGFGRRNPLQALEFVEKLPASSAAIFILRDFQRFLEDISVSRKLRNLSRRLKSQPKNLVILAPSIAIPADLTEVSTILEFPLPGANDIRTEVERLIHATGQSLSDKVLDELVRSCQGLSMERIRRILAKAIATRGEIQPEDVELVLEEKRQTIRQTQILDFYPAKENISDIGGLDNLKDWLLRRGGAFSERARQYGLPHPRGLLLVGIQGTGKSLTAKAIAHHWHLPLLRLDVGRLFAGLVGESESRTRQMIQLAEALAPCVLWIDEIDKAFAGIDSKGDAGTTSRVFGTFITWLAEKKSPVFVVATANNIQALPPEMLRKGRFDEIFFVGLPSQEERRAIFGVHLSRLRPHNLNSYDLDRLAYETPDFSGAEIEQTLIEAMHIGFSQNRDFSTDDILEAASQIVPLARTAQEQIEFLQNWAAAGKARLASRHNNLSSRIQRQLQ from the coding sequence ATGACATTCAATGATGAGTTTGAACTGCTAATGCGTGCCCGCTATCCCTTGATTTATATTCCGACGCCGGAAGAAGAGCGAGTGGAAGCAGCGATCGCGCAGTGCGCTCAACGGCTGGGCAATCGCGCCGTATATATATGGGATTTCGTCGATGGATACCAGGGCAACCCCAACGACGTTGGATTTGGACGCAGAAATCCCCTCCAAGCATTGGAATTTGTGGAAAAACTGCCTGCATCGTCAGCAGCAATTTTCATACTGCGCGATTTTCAAAGGTTTCTAGAAGATATCTCAGTATCTAGGAAACTAAGAAACTTGTCGCGCCGTCTAAAATCCCAGCCGAAAAACCTGGTCATCCTAGCACCTTCTATCGCCATCCCCGCTGACCTCACTGAAGTAAGTACAATTTTGGAGTTTCCACTGCCTGGAGCGAACGACATTCGCACTGAAGTGGAACGCCTAATTCATGCTACAGGCCAATCGCTTAGCGACAAAGTGTTGGATGAATTGGTGAGATCCTGCCAGGGGTTGTCGATGGAACGGATTCGGAGGATTCTGGCAAAGGCGATCGCTACTAGAGGGGAAATACAACCAGAAGATGTTGAGCTAGTTCTCGAAGAAAAGCGCCAAACAATTCGCCAAACACAAATATTAGATTTCTACCCCGCCAAAGAAAACATTTCTGATATTGGCGGTTTAGATAACCTAAAAGACTGGCTGCTGCGACGAGGCGGCGCATTTTCCGAACGAGCGCGGCAATATGGGTTGCCTCACCCCAGAGGCTTGCTGCTGGTAGGAATTCAGGGAACTGGGAAATCCTTAACCGCAAAAGCGATCGCCCATCACTGGCACTTACCCTTATTGCGTCTTGATGTGGGGCGTCTATTTGCTGGCTTAGTAGGAGAATCGGAATCCCGCACCAGGCAGATGATTCAGCTTGCAGAAGCCCTGGCTCCCTGCGTGCTGTGGATTGATGAAATTGACAAAGCATTCGCCGGAATTGACAGCAAAGGAGACGCAGGCACCACCAGCCGCGTCTTTGGCACCTTTATCACCTGGCTGGCAGAAAAGAAGTCTCCTGTCTTTGTTGTCGCAACAGCCAATAATATCCAAGCATTACCTCCGGAAATGCTCCGCAAAGGTCGGTTTGATGAAATATTCTTTGTTGGTTTGCCCAGCCAGGAGGAACGTCGTGCCATTTTTGGTGTACACTTATCCAGACTGCGGCCTCACAACTTGAATAGCTACGACTTAGACCGACTCGCCTACGAAACCCCTGATTTTTCTGGGGCAGAAATTGAGCAAACTCTGATTGAAGCTATGCATATTGGCTTTAGCCAAAATCGAGACTTCTCTACAGACGACATCTTGGAAGCCGCGAGCCAGATTGTGCCCCTAGCTCGCACGGCTCAAGAGCAGATCGAGTTTTTGCAAAATTGGGCAGCGGCCGGGAAAGCCCGTTTAGCTTCCAGACACAACAATTTAAGCAGTCGCATTCAGCGTCAACTTCAATAA
- a CDS encoding peptidoglycan-binding protein — METLAYLHLALAYEETRDAVSPDLGEMLESLNPTKETLLGEKLKFVSKLNWRSLCSAIAIVSMVLPASAIQKQDKGSEVTDLQNKLTAAEYYDGPVTGYYGKLTEAAVKQFQSAKGLAVDGVAGEDTLEALQKHIDAISKRVVVVGVAKRGLRLGDRGEEVKDIQQRLKAAGFDPGPIDVKFGAKTAQAVRQFQADRGLDVDGIVGKETWFALGYLGSSNSPYVVAVTPWTGDTINQVMRYAPDAYLDESKFASYIHAGAFQNQPNAESQAQKLRSLGLDARVVYLR; from the coding sequence ATGGAAACCCTTGCCTATCTTCATCTGGCGTTAGCCTACGAGGAAACACGAGACGCAGTTTCGCCCGATTTGGGGGAGATGCTCGAAAGTCTCAACCCGACAAAAGAAACACTATTGGGCGAGAAACTGAAATTCGTTTCAAAACTAAACTGGCGATCGCTCTGTAGCGCTATAGCTATAGTCAGTATGGTTTTACCTGCGTCAGCAATACAGAAACAGGACAAAGGTTCTGAAGTAACCGATCTGCAAAATAAGCTGACAGCAGCAGAATACTATGACGGGCCTGTAACGGGATACTATGGCAAGTTGACCGAAGCAGCCGTTAAACAGTTTCAAAGTGCCAAGGGGTTAGCGGTAGATGGCGTAGCAGGTGAGGACACCCTAGAGGCGCTACAAAAACACATTGATGCTATCAGCAAGCGGGTAGTTGTCGTTGGTGTTGCTAAGCGCGGACTGCGATTGGGCGATCGCGGCGAAGAAGTAAAAGATATTCAGCAAAGGTTGAAAGCTGCTGGTTTTGATCCAGGGCCGATCGATGTGAAATTTGGAGCCAAAACCGCGCAAGCTGTCAGACAGTTTCAGGCAGACAGGGGTTTAGATGTAGATGGCATTGTGGGTAAAGAAACCTGGTTTGCCTTGGGCTATCTGGGATCTTCAAATTCTCCATACGTGGTAGCAGTAACGCCTTGGACTGGCGATACGATAAATCAAGTGATGCGCTATGCGCCTGATGCTTATCTGGATGAATCTAAATTTGCGAGTTATATTCATGCAGGAGCATTTCAAAATCAACCCAATGCTGAAAGTCAAGCGCAAAAGTTGCGATCGCTGGGGCTTGATGCACGGGTAGTTTACCTAAGATAA
- a CDS encoding peptidoglycan-binding protein, with protein METLAYIHIALAYDTYSNADDSSAHICLEKRMAGCEGESVPQSRKQGSQNYWQKRSLRAGIYLLSFAVGFAELLTVKSAIAVLKQGARGEEVRTVQHRLRDWGYFKRRPSGYFGPLTRDAVMRFQQENNLPVDGIVGDETQALLNKDKPTQKVSLNAASLSNTSELQAGDRGKEVELLQELLTEQGFDPGGTDGVFGPKTQASLKQFQENRGLIANGIAEKNTLAELRFDDYRQAKAAQQEESDLTKATQKGANCPLSPNRPFTRTSSKNPYVVVVPGNVETLTKVRVHEPDAFVDNDPKLGCHVNAREFDDTASAESHSKLLQTHQLDARVVYFK; from the coding sequence ATGGAAACTCTTGCTTATATTCATATTGCTCTAGCCTACGATACATACTCAAACGCAGATGATTCTTCAGCTCACATCTGCTTAGAGAAGAGAATGGCTGGATGTGAGGGTGAGTCTGTACCGCAGAGCCGGAAACAAGGTTCACAAAATTACTGGCAAAAGCGCTCCCTGCGTGCAGGTATTTACTTACTATCGTTTGCCGTCGGATTTGCGGAGCTTTTGACGGTAAAATCGGCGATCGCAGTGCTAAAGCAAGGAGCTAGAGGCGAGGAGGTAAGAACTGTCCAGCATCGCTTGCGCGATTGGGGCTACTTCAAACGTCGTCCCAGCGGTTATTTTGGCCCATTGACTAGGGATGCTGTAATGCGATTTCAGCAAGAAAATAACCTACCTGTTGATGGAATTGTGGGCGACGAAACCCAAGCATTATTAAACAAAGACAAGCCAACTCAGAAGGTGAGTTTGAACGCTGCTAGTCTTAGCAATACAAGTGAATTGCAGGCAGGCGATCGCGGCAAAGAAGTAGAACTGCTACAAGAACTGCTGACAGAACAAGGTTTCGACCCCGGTGGCACAGATGGGGTATTTGGCCCAAAAACCCAGGCTAGTCTCAAACAATTCCAAGAAAATAGGGGTCTAATCGCTAACGGCATTGCTGAGAAAAATACCCTAGCCGAACTGCGGTTCGACGACTATCGTCAAGCAAAAGCAGCCCAGCAAGAAGAAAGCGATCTTACAAAAGCAACGCAAAAAGGTGCAAATTGCCCCCTGTCTCCCAACCGCCCTTTTACCAGAACTTCCTCTAAAAATCCCTATGTAGTTGTAGTACCGGGGAATGTAGAGACACTGACTAAAGTGCGCGTGCATGAGCCTGATGCTTTTGTGGATAATGACCCAAAATTGGGGTGCCACGTTAACGCTAGAGAATTTGATGACACTGCCAGCGCTGAAAGTCACAGCAAGCTGTTGCAAACACACCAGCTCGATGCTAGGGTGGTTTACTTTAAATAG